DNA from Corynebacterium aurimucosum ATCC 700975:
GCGTTTTGATATGGCGATTTATCACCGCAGTGCGGATAGCTCGAAGACCGATACCACCGGAACCCAGGAGGACTAGCCATGCCGACCCACGCCGTATGCCCCGGCTCTTTCGATCCCATCACGCTGGGACACGTCGACGTTTTTAATCGCGCCAGCGAACTTTTTGACAAGGTCACGGTGCTGGTGACGGGAAACCCCGACAAGCCTTCCGGGCTGTTTAGCGTGGAGGAGCGCGTGGACCTCATTCGCCGTACCGTCTCCCCAGAGATCGAGGTGGATTGGTGGGGCGGATTACTGGTGGATTACACCAGTGCCCATGGCATAGACACGATTGTGAAGGGCTTGCGCTCCTCCTTGGACTATGAGTATGAGCTGCCGATGGCGCAGATGAACCGGCGCCTTTCCGGAATCGATACGGTCTTCTTGCTGACGGATGAGAAATACGGCTATATCTCCTCCTCGCTGTGCAAGCAGGTGGCGCAGTACGGCGGCGATGTCACGGGTATGTTCCCAGACCACGTGGCAGCCGCGGTCATGGAACGCTTCCGAGGCTAAGGGGACATGTCTGTACTGGCAATACCCCTCGTTGTCCTCCTTACCGTCATCGCTGGCTCCTGCCTGCAGCGAGTCTCCGGCATGGGGCTGGGCCTCATTGGTGGGCCCATCCTGACGCTCTTCCTCGGGCCAGTCGAAGGCATCATGGTCATCAACGTCTTGGCCTGCCTC
Protein-coding regions in this window:
- the coaD gene encoding pantetheine-phosphate adenylyltransferase; the encoded protein is MPTHAVCPGSFDPITLGHVDVFNRASELFDKVTVLVTGNPDKPSGLFSVEERVDLIRRTVSPEIEVDWWGGLLVDYTSAHGIDTIVKGLRSSLDYEYELPMAQMNRRLSGIDTVFLLTDEKYGYISSSLCKQVAQYGGDVTGMFPDHVAAAVMERFRG